In the genome of Cronobacter malonaticus LMG 23826, one region contains:
- a CDS encoding CII family transcriptional regulator: protein MELTSTRKRANAITSNIFNRIAIRGQRNIASQLGVDESQITRWKSSMIPKMSMLLAILEWGVEDEELSSLAKQVALLLTKDKAPMSGNSFEA from the coding sequence ATGGAACTTACAAGCACACGCAAGAGAGCCAACGCAATTACCAGCAACATTTTCAACCGCATTGCTATTCGCGGTCAGAGAAATATCGCATCGCAGCTGGGCGTTGATGAGTCGCAAATTACCCGTTGGAAATCCAGCATGATCCCGAAGATGTCGATGCTGTTGGCAATTCTGGAATGGGGAGTGGAAGACGAGGAATTATCGAGTCTTGCAAAGCAGGTAGCACTGCTTCTCACAAAAGATAAAGCCCCGATGAGCGGTAACTCATTCGAGGCTTAG
- a CDS encoding transcriptional regulator has product MEELRKYLNSLSLDEQRKFAADCGTTIGYMRKALSRNHDLGAALCVLIEKASNGAVTRKDLHPSDWVSIWPELTEKAA; this is encoded by the coding sequence ATGGAAGAGCTACGAAAGTATCTCAATTCCCTTTCACTGGATGAGCAGCGCAAATTTGCTGCCGACTGCGGGACGACTATTGGCTACATGCGTAAGGCATTAAGCCGGAATCACGATTTAGGCGCCGCGCTATGCGTGCTTATTGAGAAGGCCAGCAACGGCGCAGTAACCCGCAAAGACTTACATCCTAGTGATTGGGTAAGCATCTGGCCTGAACTAACTGAAAAGGCCGCCTAA